Below is a window of Leisingera sp. S132 DNA.
CTGCGCCGCAAAGGATCCATTCCCTCGGGTCGCGCGAATAGCTGTAATGCAGGCAGCTGTGCTGCATCAGGTCTTCGGGGTGCTGCGGCGTGCCTGCCTGAGACAAGTACGCAGGGGCCGAGGCGAGAACGCTGTGAATGGGCGCCAGCCTGCGTGCAAACAGGGCAGAATCCGGCAGGGTGCCTGCCCGGATGGCCATGTCGAACCCGGCTTCAACCAAGTCCGTAACCCGGTCATCCATGGTCAGATCCAGTGTTATCCCGGGGTGGCGCTCCAGAAAATCCTTGATCAAAGGCGCTATATGCAGCCACCCGAAGGACATCGGCGCGTTGACCCTGAGCCGGCCTGCGGGCTGCCCCCGCATGGCAGTGACGGCCTCCTCCGCTTCATGCGCCGAACCGAGCGCCTGCACCGCATGGGACAGGTAGATTTCACCGGCCTCGGTCAGAGACATGCTGCGTGTCGAGCGATGAAACAGCTGCATTCCCAAATGCGCCTCCAAGTTGCCGATCCGCTTGCTGACAGCGGATTTTGTGATCCCCAGCTGCCGGGCTGCGGCGGCAAACCCGCCGGCTTCTGCAACCGCAACGAAAACCGGAATGGCGCCAATCTCAATCATGCTGCTCTTTCAATTGTCAACTTTTGCTCTCCCTGCAGTTTCCCAGTTAGCGGATTAAAGCGGAAACGGGAACCAATTAGATATTTGCCATCTGTCAGATTACCTGAGGCTGCCATGTCCGAAACGCGCATCAATGGAATTCAGTGCGGCATGCCAGCATCCTCTGACAGCCATCCTCCGGCAAAAGCTGGCCAATCGAGAACGGCAAACTCCCTGGCTCCCTCCAGCGCCTCTCAACTTCAATCCAGGAGACCCACGAATGCAAATCACAGCTAAAGATACCACTGCCCATACAGCCCTGATCGACGGTCTTTATTCTGCGGTGGACGCGATGAACGCCGAAGCGGTTGCCAGCTTTCTGACCGATGATGTGATCTTCCGGCTGGGCAATTTCGAAGCCATCTCAGGCCGCAAACCCGTTGAGGCCGCCAACGCCTCCTTCTTCAAAACGATCAGCGGGATGAGCCACACAATTACCGGCATATGGTCGAGCGGTGATACTGTGTTCTGTGAAGGATCTGTTCACTATACCCGCAAGGACCAAAGTGAGCACGAGGTTCCCTTTGCAACGCGCCTTGGCCTGCGCGATGGCAAGATCGCCGACTACAATGTCTATGCGGATATCTCGGGGCTGTGAGCCATTCCGCAAGCGCGTGGCCGCCTTCCTAAGCGGGCACGCGTGCCGGGCTGGTTGCTAGGGCAAAACGGGGAGCTCGCGGAGCGCAAGCTCGGCCACATTGTGTAATTCGTCAGCTGCTGCGCCGTCACGGGCCTGCGCAGCAAGCCCCTGTATCAGCACCGCGACGTATTTCGCCAGCAGATCCGGTTCGGTGGAGGCAGGCATGTCCCCTTCGTGAATGCCGCGCCGAATGCGGTCTGCAATCATGGCCTCGCTGGCCTGCCGGTATCCGGTCAGCAGGTCCTGCGCGCCCAGGCTGCCCTTGCCGCAATTGGTTGCGCCACTGACGAGCAGACAGCCCCTGGGCCGGTCTTCGGCGGAAAATGCTTCGATGGCTTCAAACACATAGCGTTGCAGTGCCTTGGCGGCGGTTGTTTCCTCGGCAAGGGCACGGGGGGCGTAGGCTGCAACGCTTTGCGCATAATGGGCAGCGCACCGTTCAAACAGCGCCTGCTTGTTGCCGAATGCCGCGTAGATGCTGGGAGGATTTAGCCCCATGGCCGCGCTGAGATCAGCCATCGAGGCAGCCTCATACCCCCGCTCCCAAAACAGCAGCATCGCCCGCTCAATCACCTGATCGGTGTCAAAGGACTTCTGCCGCCCCAAGTTCGCCTCCATTATTACTTATCGATCACTACACAAAATAGCTTGACCCGGCAAGCCGCCCATAATTTAACGGTCGCTACAGAATTTTGGAGGCACGGATGAAAGCTGCAATAATCGAAAGTTTTGGCGAAGCAGATGTTTTCAGGATAGGGGAACTGCCCTGCCCGGAGCCCAAGCCGGTGGAACTTCTGATCCGCATCCATGCGTCCAGTGTGAACCCAGTGGATGCCGGTGTCCGGTCAGGAAAAATTCTGCAAGGTGACCCGGCTCATTTTCCAATGATCCTAGGCTGGGATGCGGCGGGTACAGTCGAGGCGCTTGGCCCGGAAACGGACGGGTTTGCCCACGGCGACCGGGTGATGGCGATATCGCCGCAGCCGGGAACATTGGTGGGCACCCATGCGGAATTTGCCGCGCTGCCGGCCAGCCAGGTTGTGAAGATCCCCGGAACGGTTTCCTTCACCGCAGCGGCTGCGGTGCCTTTGATAGGTAGCACCGCACTGGCGGCACTTCAGGCGCTGGACCTACCGCCGGGCGCGTCTGTCCTGATCAACAACCCTAAGGGGGCGGTGGGTGCTATGGCCGCAACGATTGCACCTCTGCTGGGGTTCGAACTGGCGGCGCCGGGCGCGCAGCAGGTGGATGGCGCCATTGACGTGCGCGGCCGGGACCATGCGCAACAGGCCTTTGCCGCCATAAGAGATGGCGGAGCCTATGCAACCATTGTGCCTGAGTGGTGGAAGCCCGGTGGGGTTTTCACCGCAGCGCGGGGCATCTCCCCGGTAACGATTCAGAACCCCGCCAATCAGCAGGTTCTGCTGCCTTTGGCGGACTGGCTGGTCCAGGGCGTCCTGGAACCGGGGATCGAGGAGATCATGCCGCTTGACCAGATCGCAGAGGCTCACCGCCGGCTGGATACGCCCGGACATACCGGCAAGTTTGTTCTGGACCATATCAACTGAAACCAGCAGCGAAAGGCACAGGCGGAACCGCCCCCACCTGTGCCCGCCTTCCTGTGTCCTGAAGCCTCCGGATTGACACACGGGTCCGGCGAACTCTCTTTACCCGCCCATTGCAGAAGCCGCTCCCGCCAGACACTGCTGCGCGTCTGCCATGAGGTTGGCGAGAATGTCGCCCGCCGGCGCCGCCGAACTGATCAGGCCAATGCCTTCGCCGGCAAAGGCGGTTGCCACTTCCGGATCGCCGGCATCCTGAGCCGCCGACCATTTTGCGGCTTCAGCGCCTGCTTCCTTCCTCAAGGCGTCTTCGGAGCCGTGCCATTTCTGAATGAAGGAATTGCGCAGCACGCGGCCATCGTAACGGGCGGGCCAATCATACCCGCGGACCACGTCAACAACCTTGGTGCGGATCGTATCGTCACCGGTTGCCGCCAGCGCACGGTCCAGGATGCGCGGATGCACCAGCGCCTCGTGCGACGCCCAGAAGCGGGTGCCGATCACCGCCCCGTCCGCGCCCAGCATCAGGGCCGCCGCCAGGCCGCGTCCGTCGGTGATACCGCCTGCGGCGCACAGCAGCGCCTGGCTGTTACGGCGTGCGATTTCATCCGCGATTTCGGGAACCAGCGTAAATGTGCCGCGCGCCTCGCCATGGCCGCCGGCATCCGCGCCCTGAGCCACAAGGATGTCGGCGCCGCAGTCCAGCGCCTGCTGCGCATCGCGCAGAGTCTGGACCTGACAGATCAGCGGCACGCCGGCATCCCGGATCGCAGGCGCAAATGGCGCCGGGTTGCCAAAGGACAGGAACACTGCCGCGGGATCCTGTGCCAGCACTAAGTCAAGCAAATGCGGCTGTTCCGCCAGCTTCCAGGTGATCAGCCCGCAGCCCGCGCGGGCACCCGCGGCGGCACTGAACTGCTGTTCGATCCAGCCTGCATCACCATAAGCCCCCCCGATCATGCCCAGCCCGCCAGCTTGGGTGACGGCGCGGGCCAGCGCGCCACCCGCAGCAAAGGCCATCGGCGCCTGGATCACCGGGCAGGTGAGCCCCAGCGCCTCTGTCAGCCGCGTCTTCATTGTGCCTGCTTCCGGTACTCCTGCACTGGCAGGCCGCCGACGCCCCAATCCTCCAGCGAAACCTCGTCGATCACCACAAATGTGGTCGCCGGGGTCTTGCCCAGAACGTCCTGCAGCAGACCGGTGACCCCGGTGATCAATTGCGCCTTCTGGTCTGCGCTTGGTCCTGTACCCTCGGGGCCGCCCTCGCGGGTGACTTTGATATTCACATAAGGCATCGGTTAGTCCTTTCGCGGAACATAGGAGAAAACTTTCGCAGCGATGCGCCATTCGGCGCCATGGCGGACAAGGGTCAGCAGGTCGTGGAAATCCCGGCCCATCATGGTCATCCGGGCGCTGACATGGGCCAGCCGGTCGCTGGCAAAAGCGATCTCCAGGATCTCCTCTTCGCGCGGGTCGCCGCGTTTGGCCGGCGGCTCGCGCCCGTCCACCCGGCCCATGTAGGTTTCCAGATCCAGATACAGTTCGTCATCTTCAGTGGCACAGATATAGGCCAGCTGCGGGTGAAAGACCTCTCGCAGTATGGTGCTGTCGGCCTGATGGAGGCCTTCAAAATATGCCTCCATTAGTGCGCCGACCAGTTTGTGATCGGCGGGCGTCATTGGATCAGCCCCTCGGCGCGCATCGCGGCCTGGGCCGACGGGCGATTGGCGCTGCGGCCCACAAAGGCAGCCAGATTGGGCCAGCGGGAGAGGTCGATGCCGGTGAAATTGGCCCAGTTCGAAACTACGAACAGATAGGCGTCCGCCACTGAGAACTGATCCTCAACCAGCCATTCGCGGCCATCCGCCAGCTGCGCCTCGATCAGGTCGAACTTGCCTGCAACCGCGGTGCGTGCTTCGTCTTTGCCGACCTCGGACGTACCCTCACGGAATAGCGGGCCAAAGGCCTTGTGCAGCTCGGTCCCGATCCAGTTGAGCTGTTCCTGCATCCGCGCCCGGGCCAAGGTGCCCGCCGCCGGCGCCAGACCTGCCTCCGGGTGGCTGTCCGCGATGTACTGGAGAACCGCCGCCCCTTCGGTCAGGATGCTGCCGTCGTCCAGGCCCAGGGCCGGAACATAACCTTTGGGATTGATCGCACGGTAATCCGCGCCGCTTTCGGTTCGCCCCGCCACGGTGTCGACCGCTTCGATGTCAAACGGGCGGCCGGTTTCATAGAGGGCAATATGGCTGGCCAGCGGGCAGGCACCGGGTTTGTAGTAGAGTTTCATGACAGTCTCCTGTGGTGGTGATGCCCTCTGACTACCTCCTGATATGATTGATTGATAATATTGTGTTTTCAGCATAACGATTAGGTAAATAGATCATGTTGGAATCCGATGAAACACGACCAACTCCTGGCCCTGGAGGCGATTGTCTCCACCGGAACCTTCCGCGGCGCGGCGGAGCGCCTGAACAAGTCCCAGTCCGCCATCAGCCACACAATCCGCCAGCTGGAGGAGGAGCTGGAGCTGGAGCTGTTCAGCCGCGAGGCCTACCGCCCGGCGCTTACTCCGGCAGGTGAAATCTTTTATCGCGAGGCGTCGCGGGTGCTGCGTCAGATGCAGGGGCTGAGATCCACCGCGGCCCGGCTGCGCGCCCGGGAAGAGCCGGAGCTGACCGTGGCTGTCAGCGCGACGATGGATCTGGACCTTTTGCTGCCCGCCCTTGCATACACCGGGCGGCGCCACCCGGCGACCCACCTGCGGCTGCGGATGGAAATGATGGGCGGCCCGCTTGCGCGACTGATGGAGGGCAAGGCGGATATCGCACTGGCGTCCTTGGACGGGGTGCCCTTGGACGACGTGGAAGCGGAGCCGGTTGCCGAGGTCACGATCCGGCCGGTGGCAAGCCCTGGCCTGGGCCTGCCCGCCGGCTCCCGCGCCTTGTCCGCATCCGAAATGCAAAGCCATGTGCAGGTGGTCGCGGCCGGGACTGGCGGCGCGGCCCATGAGCAGAGCCGCGACTTGCTGCCAGGCGGGCTGAAATGGACCGTCTCCGACTTCGCGGCCAAGAAAAAGGTGATCCTCGCGGGGCTCGGTTGGGGCGGTCTGCCGGATCACATGACAGAACAGGAGCGGCGCTCCGGAGCGTTGTTACCTCTGAACCTGGAAGGGTTTCCCCTTCGCCGGACCATGATTTTCAAGATGAGACGGAGAGATCAGCCAGTAGGTGTTGTTGCCGATGAACTTTGGAGCAAAATCGGGACTGCTGAGCTGGCATAGTGCCGAAAGCATCCAGTGCGGCAGAACCCGATCCAAGAGGTCAGCCGCAGCGAATTGACGCTTTAAGGGACCCATTGAGTTGGACAACTGCGAAAGATCCGTGAGGTGCAGATGCCGCGCCGTCAATAACAGGTAGCTTCGGGTGAGAGGCGTTCCAGTTGTTCTGCGCCTGCATTTTCCGCAGTCCCGTTGGGACGGAAATTCCCTCGCCTCGTTTGTCCAGCCTGGCCGCAGCTACAGCGCGATTGAAATTCCACCGAAGTCCTCGGGGCCGAATGACCGCAAACGGGAAATTCACCGCGCTTCCGGGGATCTTGCGCTGCGGGAGCGAGGGTTTTCTGCGTCAGCAATAGCTGCAAAAGCAAAGGGCAGCTGTGTCCGGCGAAACAAGCATTGGAGATCATTCCGCTTGACCTAACCTGCCCTAATAGCGAAGGCCCGCCGGAAGCGGGCCTTTTTTCAAGTTCCGTTGGCTGCGGGCTTAGGCCAGCGAGGCGTCGATGCCCTTGCAAGCCTCGACCAGGCCTTTCACGGCGTTGACCGAGTTGTCGAACATGGACTGCTCTTCCTCGTTCAGCTGGATGTTCACCACCTTCTCGATGCCGCCGGCGCCGATCACGGTGGGCACGCCCACATACATGTCCTTGACGCCCAGCTCGCCGTCGCAATAGGCGGCGCAGGGCAGCACGCGCTTCTGGTCCTTCAGGAAGGCCTCGGCCATTTCGATGGCGGAAGTGGCCGGCGCATAGAAGGCGGAGCCGGTCTTCAGCAGGCCGACGATCTCGGCGCCGCCGTCACGGGTGCGCTGCAGGATCGCGTCCAGGCGCTCCTGAGTGGTCCAGCCCATCTTGACCAGGTCGGGCAGCGGGATGCCGGCCACGGTGGAGTAGCGCACGGAGGGCACCATGGTGTCGCCGTGGCCGCCCAGCACAAACGCGGTGACGTCTTTCATGGAGACGCCGAATTCCTCAGCCAGGAAGTGGCGGAAGCGGGCGGAGTCCAGGACGCCGGCCATGCCGCAGACTTTGTTGTGGGGCAGGCCGGAGAACTCGCGCAGGGCCCAGACCATCGCGTCCAGCGGGTTGGTGATGCAGATCACGAAAGCGTCCGGCGCGTGGTCGCGGATGCCTTCGCCAACGGATTTCATCACCTTGAGGTTGATGCCCAGGAGGTCGTCGCGGCTCATGCCCGGCTTGCGCGGCACGCCTGCGGTCACGATGCAGACGTCGGCACCTGCGATGTCCGCATAGGACTGGGTGCCCTTCAGCGAGGCGTCAAAGCCTTCGGAAGGACCGGATTCTGCGATGTCCAGCGCTTTGCCTTCGGGGATGCCTTCGGCGATGTCGAAGAGAACGACGTCGCCCAGTTCCTTGAGGGCTGCGAGATGTGCGAGGGTGCCGCCGATCTGACCTGCGCCGATGAGGGCGATTTTGGGTCGTGCCATTGGAAAATGTCTCCGGTCCGGTTGAAATTTCCTGATGCCTACGGCGTAAAACCGTGCCGTGCAAGGGCTCTGCACTGCGGCAATCGGCTCTGTATGCTTGTGTATACCGTGCTGATACCGCTAAACCGTCTGTAATCTGGGCATTTCGGAGGGCGGGTGATGGCGGCGTTTGATGCGATGTTTTTCGTTTTTGCCATCCCGGCGGTCGTTTTTGCGGGCGTGTCCAAGGGCGGTTTCGGGTCCGGAGCGGCCTTTGCCTCTGCGTCGATTCTGGCGCTGGTGCTGGAGCCGGGCACTGCGCTGGCGCTGATGCTGCCGCTGCTGATGCTGATCGATGCGGCGACGCTGAGGCCCTACTGGGGACGCTGGAACCTGCGGGCATCGCTGCTGCTGATAGGCGGCGGCCTGCCCGGCGTGGCGCTGGGGGCCTGGCTTTATGCGGCGGTGGACGGCGATGCGATGCGGGTGCTGATCGGCGCGGTTTCCGTTGGCTTTGTGCTGTGGCAGCTGCGAGGGCGGCTGGGGCTGCGGCTGGCGTCGGATACGCCGCTGTCCACGGGCGCCGGGGCGCTGGCCGGGCTGGCGGTAGGGTTCACCAGCTTTGTCAGCCATGCCGGCGGGCCGCCGGCCGCGGTCTATCTTCTCAGCCTCAAGTTGCGGAAGACCGAATACCAGGCCAGCACGGTGCTGATCTTCTGGGCCATCAACATGGCCAAGGCGGTGCCGTATGCCGGGCTGGGGATGTTCACACGTGAAACCCTGATGCTGGACCTGATGCTGGCGCCCTTTGCGCTGCTCGGGGCCTGGCTGGGGGTCAAGCTGCACCATTCGATCCCGGAGCGCTGGTTCTTTGCGCTCACCTATGTGCTGCTGACGGTGACCGGTGCCAAGCTAATCTGGGACGGGCTGGCCTGAAGACTGCTCACATCAGCCAGCCCGCGCGGCGTCCCCGGCCGCTTAACCTGCAGCCTGGAAACCTGCCTCAATACCTGCTCAAGCGTCGCTGTCGGTGTTCGGCAGGGCCTCTGCCAGCACTTCATAGGACTGTCCGGACGCCACCAGGCAGGTCATGCCGTTGGGGGTGGTGACGGTGATGGTCCAGCTGCCGGTCTCGTCCGAGGCGAAGGTTTCCATCACCATGCCCTGCTGGCCCATGCCGATGCTCTGGCGGCTTTCGCCGTATTTTTCCGCCAGCCGTTTGACCACCGCATCACGCGGGGCGCAGTTGCGGCTTTGGGCCGCGGCAGGCGCAGCGGCGATGGACAGCGCAGCCAAGGCCAGCGGCAGTGCGAAGAATGAGTGTTTCATCTCGTTTTACCCTTTCCGGAACGGCCGGACAGAGAAGGGTGCCTGACGGCAGCCCCCGGTGTCCCTGTGCGGGCCGGTGTGTGACGCAATTCGAAATGCAGGCCCCATGCCTGCTGGCATCAGGTGCGGCCTGGTACGGCAGCGGTGTCCTGTGCCTTGGTACCCTTCAGTGTGCCGATCAGGTGCTGATAAGTGGTTAACTGGGCGTTCGTCGGAAATTCACACGGTTTTTCAGTGATTTGCTGCAATCGCGCGAAAGGTTACGCTGCGCTGCGGCGGAATTGTACTTGAAAGTATACAATCGAATCTGTACCGCTTTACGCAACAAAATAACTTTCGGAGAAGCCCCATGGATCCGCGCACGCGCCCTTACCGCTCGGTTTTGTACATCCCTGGCTCCAACGCGCGTGCGCTGGAGAAGGCCAAAACCTTGCCGGTGGACGCGGTGATCTTCGACCTGGAGGATGCGGTCTCAGCCGATGAAAAAACCAATGCCCGCGAAACCTTGGGCCAGGCGCTGAAGGCCGGCGGTTATGGCGCGCGGATGAAAATCGTGCGGATCAACGGGCTGGATACGCCGTGGGGCCGCGGGGATGCAACGGCGGCGGCGCGGATGAGCCCCGACGCGATTCTGCTGCCCAAGGTGAATGCGCCGGAGGACCTGGACGCACTGGCAGAAATCACCGGGGACATCCCGCTGTGGGCGATGATGGAAACCCCGCGGGGCATGCTGAATGCCGCTGCGATTGCGGCGCACCCCAAGCTGCAGGGCATGGTGATGGGCACCAATGACCTGGCCAAGGAATTGCAGACCCGCTACCGCCCCGACCGGATGCCGATGATGGCAGGGCTGGGCCTGTGCCTGCTGGCGGCCAAGGCCGAGGGGCTGGTGATTGTCGACGGCGTCTACAATGCCTTCAAGGACGTGGAAGGGCTGGCCGCGGAATGCGCCCAGGGCCGCGACATGGGCTTTGATGGCAAGACCCTGATCCACCCGGCGCAGGTGGAGGTGGCCAATGCCGCCTTTGCCCCGACAGAGCGTGAGATCGACACCTCCCGCCGCCAGATTGCCGCATTTGAAGAGGCCAAGGCCGCAGGGCAGGGTGTTGCCGTGGTTGACGGCAAGATAGTCGAGAACCTGCATGTCGTAACGGCGCGTGAAATTCTGGCAAAAGCGGATGCAATCGCGGCGGTTTCCGCGTAGGTGTTAATCAGCTTAACATCTAAGAGGGGCTGAAATGGCACTGTTGATCCTTGGACTTCTGCTGTGGTGGGGCGGCCATCTGTTCAAACGGCTGGCGCCGGAGAGACGCGCTGCCATGGGCAAAGGCGGGCGCGGTGTGGTAACGCTGGTGCTGGTGGCGGGTGTTGTGCTGATGGTCATTGGCTACCGCTCTGCCGAAAGTTTCGATCTGGCGCTGGTTCCGCCGTATCTGAAGCACGTCAACAACCTCTTGGTGCTGGTTGCGATCTATTTCATGAGCCCCGGCCCGCATAAGGGCGCGCTGTTCTACAAGATGCGCCACCCGATGCTGACGGGCTTTGGCCTGTGGGCGCTGGCGCATCTGCTGGTGAACTGGGATCCGGCGTCGTTCGTGCTGTTCGGGGGCCTGTGGGCCTGGTCCATCGCCGAGAAAATCGTGATCAACCGGGCTGAGCCCGGCTGGCAGCCTGGCCCGAAGGGAACGATCGCCAAGGACGGGATGTTCCTTGCTGCTTCGATTGTCCTGATGGGGGTGATCGGCTACGTCCACGGTATTGTCGGCCCGTCGCCGTTCGGCGGTTAGAGCCTAAGCCAGGATAGGAAACCATGAAGCTTTACCGATTTTTGTCCGAAGACGACACCTCCGCCTTTTGCCACAAGGTGACCGATGCGCTGAACAAGGGCTGGGAGCTGCACGGCAGCCCGACCCAGGCCTTTGATCCCGTCAAGGGGATCATGCGCTGCGGCCAGGCGGTGGTGAAGGAAGCGGACGGAACCTACACGCCTGAGACCAAACTGGGAGAACACTGATGGCCAAGACCAATCCGGGCCGCTTTTTCGAAGACTACAGCGTTGGCGAGGTGATCCGCCACGCGGTGCCGCGCACGGTGTCGGGCGGTGAACGGGCGCTGTACCATGCGCTCTATCCGGCGCGCCATGCGCTTTATTCTTCGGATGAATTTGCTCGGGCCTCTGGTCTGCCCTCGGCGCCGCTGGATGATCTGGCGGCCTTCCATGTGGTGTTCGGTAAGACGGTGCCGGACATCTCCCTCAATGCGCTGGCGAACCTCGGCTATGCCGAGGGGCGCTGGCTGCTGCCGGTTTATCCCGGCGACACGCTGCGCTCGGAATCCGAGGTGATCGGGCTCAAGCAGAATTCCAATGGCAAATCCGGCGTGGTCTATGTGCGCACGCGCGGCCTGAACCAGCGCGACGAATGCGTGATGGAATACGTGCGCTGGGTGATGGTGCGCAAACGCGACCTGGATGCGCCGGCGCCGGAGACCGTGATCCCGGAGCTGAACAAGGTAATCCCGGCAGACCAGCTGGTGATCCCTGCGGGGCTGGATTTCAGCTATTACGATTTCACCCTGGCCGGCGAACCGCACCGCTGGGGCGACTATGAGGTGGGCGAGACCATCGACCATGTGGACGGCGTCACCATCGAGGAAGCCGAGCACATGATGGCGACCCGGTTGTGGCAGAACACCGCCAAGGTGCATTTCGACAATACCGCGCGGCCGGACGGGACCAGGCTGATCTATGGCGGCCATGTTATCTCATTGGCGCGGACGCTGAGCTTCAACGGGCTGGCCAACGCGCAGATGATTGCGGGCCTGAATGGCGGGGCGCATGCCAACCCCTGCCTTTCTGGTTTCACTGTGCGGGCCTGGTCCGAAGTGCTGGACAAGGCCGACACCGCCGCGCCGGGTGTCGGTGCGATCCGGCTGCGGCTGGTCGCGACCAAGGGCGGTGACCCGTTCCAGCTGAAAGGCGAGGATGGCAAGTACTTGCCGGATGTGCTGCTGGATCTGGATTACTGGGCCTTGATGCCGAAGTGACCGGGCTGGCGCAGCAGTCTTTCGGGACCGTTGCTTGCAGCCCACGCACGCCTTGTCAGAAAGGCAGGCCGGACAAATTCCTGTCTTGCAATCCTGAGGCGCGCCGGTAAACCTGCCTGCGCTACTCAGGGTGGAAACTTTATGATTGACGAAGAAAAGTCATCGGCCAGCTACGGGACAGCCGTCATATTGTGCGGTCTGTTCGGTGTGATTGGCGTGCACCATTTTTACTTGCGGAACTACGTGCATGGAATGATTGACCTGGGGTTGTTCATTCTGTTTGTCGTTCTTCTGGCCGGCAACCAGCCCTTGCTGGGCTATTTGGTGCTGCTCGTTGATATCGTGCACTCAATAATCGTTTTTTATCTGTTGATTGCGGAAAAGGCCCGCGACGGATCGGGCCGATTGGTCAAACTGAAATAAGGTTAAGAACAACATGGCAAATATGGATCATGCAGTTGCCGGCGACGTTAGCGAAAAGGGGTTCGTTCCCGCTGTGCTGCTGTGCTTCTTTCTGGGATCGCTGGGCGCGCACCGCTTCTATCTTGGCAAGATCGGCACCGGCATCCTCATGCTGATCACGCTTGGCGGCCTGGGGATCTGGACAATCATTGACTTTGTCCGCCTGATTATCGGCTCTATGGGCGACCGGGACGGTCTGCCGCTGCGCCGCTGAAGCCTGCTTGCTGCGGCTCTCAGGCCGCAGCAGATTTCGGCCTGAGAGCCGCGAAACTCCCCGCGCAAAAGTGATAGCCCTGTAAGCTGCAATCAGCTTAAGCTGGCGGCATGCGGGTTTTGCAGCTTCTGGTTTTCTCCATGCTCTCCCTCTGGCCGCTGCGCTCAGCGGCCTGTGAT
It encodes the following:
- the mdh gene encoding malate dehydrogenase produces the protein MARPKIALIGAGQIGGTLAHLAALKELGDVVLFDIAEGIPEGKALDIAESGPSEGFDASLKGTQSYADIAGADVCIVTAGVPRKPGMSRDDLLGINLKVMKSVGEGIRDHAPDAFVICITNPLDAMVWALREFSGLPHNKVCGMAGVLDSARFRHFLAEEFGVSMKDVTAFVLGGHGDTMVPSVRYSTVAGIPLPDLVKMGWTTQERLDAILQRTRDGGAEIVGLLKTGSAFYAPATSAIEMAEAFLKDQKRVLPCAAYCDGELGVKDMYVGVPTVIGAGGIEKVVNIQLNEEEQSMFDNSVNAVKGLVEACKGIDASLA
- a CDS encoding LysR family transcriptional regulator encodes the protein MKHDQLLALEAIVSTGTFRGAAERLNKSQSAISHTIRQLEEELELELFSREAYRPALTPAGEIFYREASRVLRQMQGLRSTAARLRAREEPELTVAVSATMDLDLLLPALAYTGRRHPATHLRLRMEMMGGPLARLMEGKADIALASLDGVPLDDVEAEPVAEVTIRPVASPGLGLPAGSRALSASEMQSHVQVVAAGTGGAAHEQSRDLLPGGLKWTVSDFAAKKKVILAGLGWGGLPDHMTEQERRSGALLPLNLEGFPLRRTMIFKMRRRDQPVGVVADELWSKIGTAELA
- a CDS encoding sulfite exporter TauE/SafE family protein, whose protein sequence is MAAFDAMFFVFAIPAVVFAGVSKGGFGSGAAFASASILALVLEPGTALALMLPLLMLIDAATLRPYWGRWNLRASLLLIGGGLPGVALGAWLYAAVDGDAMRVLIGAVSVGFVLWQLRGRLGLRLASDTPLSTGAGALAGLAVGFTSFVSHAGGPPAAVYLLSLKLRKTEYQASTVLIFWAINMAKAVPYAGLGMFTRETLMLDLMLAPFALLGAWLGVKLHHSIPERWFFALTYVLLTVTGAKLIWDGLA
- a CDS encoding nitronate monooxygenase family protein: MKTRLTEALGLTCPVIQAPMAFAAGGALARAVTQAGGLGMIGGAYGDAGWIEQQFSAAAGARAGCGLITWKLAEQPHLLDLVLAQDPAAVFLSFGNPAPFAPAIRDAGVPLICQVQTLRDAQQALDCGADILVAQGADAGGHGEARGTFTLVPEIADEIARRNSQALLCAAGGITDGRGLAAALMLGADGAVIGTRFWASHEALVHPRILDRALAATGDDTIRTKVVDVVRGYDWPARYDGRVLRNSFIQKWHGSEDALRKEAGAEAAKWSAAQDAGDPEVATAFAGEGIGLISSAAPAGDILANLMADAQQCLAGAASAMGG
- a CDS encoding nuclear transport factor 2 family protein — translated: MTPADHKLVGALMEAYFEGLHQADSTILREVFHPQLAYICATEDDELYLDLETYMGRVDGREPPAKRGDPREEEILEIAFASDRLAHVSARMTMMGRDFHDLLTLVRHGAEWRIAAKVFSYVPRKD
- a CDS encoding 4-oxalocrotonate tautomerase family protein translates to MPYVNIKVTREGGPEGTGPSADQKAQLITGVTGLLQDVLGKTPATTFVVIDEVSLEDWGVGGLPVQEYRKQAQ
- a CDS encoding TetR/AcrR family transcriptional regulator, producing the protein MADLSAAMGLNPPSIYAAFGNKQALFERCAAHYAQSVAAYAPRALAEETTAAKALQRYVFEAIEAFSAEDRPRGCLLVSGATNCGKGSLGAQDLLTGYRQASEAMIADRIRRGIHEGDMPASTEPDLLAKYVAVLIQGLAAQARDGAAADELHNVAELALRELPVLP
- a CDS encoding NADP-dependent oxidoreductase, which gives rise to MKAAIIESFGEADVFRIGELPCPEPKPVELLIRIHASSVNPVDAGVRSGKILQGDPAHFPMILGWDAAGTVEALGPETDGFAHGDRVMAISPQPGTLVGTHAEFAALPASQVVKIPGTVSFTAAAAVPLIGSTALAALQALDLPPGASVLINNPKGAVGAMAATIAPLLGFELAAPGAQQVDGAIDVRGRDHAQQAFAAIRDGGAYATIVPEWWKPGGVFTAARGISPVTIQNPANQQVLLPLADWLVQGVLEPGIEEIMPLDQIAEAHRRLDTPGHTGKFVLDHIN
- a CDS encoding nuclear transport factor 2 family protein translates to MQITAKDTTAHTALIDGLYSAVDAMNAEAVASFLTDDVIFRLGNFEAISGRKPVEAANASFFKTISGMSHTITGIWSSGDTVFCEGSVHYTRKDQSEHEVPFATRLGLRDGKIADYNVYADISGL
- a CDS encoding LysR family transcriptional regulator, with amino-acid sequence MIEIGAIPVFVAVAEAGGFAAAARQLGITKSAVSKRIGNLEAHLGMQLFHRSTRSMSLTEAGEIYLSHAVQALGSAHEAEEAVTAMRGQPAGRLRVNAPMSFGWLHIAPLIKDFLERHPGITLDLTMDDRVTDLVEAGFDMAIRAGTLPDSALFARRLAPIHSVLASAPAYLSQAGTPQHPEDLMQHSCLHYSYSRDPREWILCGAEGDVPVRTKERLRVNNSEALCTALIDGLGIGRLPTFVAGAHLAAGRLVRVLPAYSLPEQTLYAVFPERRHMPAKTRALADFLADRIGRETPYWDIEAGLGG
- the gstA gene encoding glutathione transferase GstA, which codes for MKLYYKPGACPLASHIALYETGRPFDIEAVDTVAGRTESGADYRAINPKGYVPALGLDDGSILTEGAAVLQYIADSHPEAGLAPAAGTLARARMQEQLNWIGTELHKAFGPLFREGTSEVGKDEARTAVAGKFDLIEAQLADGREWLVEDQFSVADAYLFVVSNWANFTGIDLSRWPNLAAFVGRSANRPSAQAAMRAEGLIQ